A genomic stretch from Ureibacillus composti includes:
- a CDS encoding LysR substrate-binding domain-containing protein, whose product MSLAKYEIFSTVVELGSLTKAGDTLGLTQSAVSHAISSLESEWGFSILNRGRSGIQLTSNGERILKYIREILMWNEEMNQEIANINGLEVGTVRIGTISSVSIHWLPEIMKKFNEHYPSIEIKLMEGDYDDIEQWISMGLVDFGFLSLPTSHPFEVLPLKKDRMLCILSDEHPLAEQSEIRFDMIKDEPLIKSKKGSDNDLKRILKENKVTPNIKFELTDDQAIISMVENGMGISILPEMVIHRVPNNVRKLKLEGDHYRTLGIAATSLKSMAPATNKFIDYLKAWLNVK is encoded by the coding sequence CTGTCTCTTGCAAAATATGAAATCTTTAGTACCGTTGTCGAATTAGGGAGCCTTACAAAAGCCGGTGACACTTTAGGTTTAACTCAATCTGCTGTGAGTCATGCCATTTCCAGTCTTGAGTCAGAATGGGGATTTTCGATACTTAATCGAGGTCGTTCGGGAATCCAATTGACAAGTAACGGAGAGCGCATCTTAAAATACATACGTGAAATTCTAATGTGGAATGAAGAAATGAATCAAGAAATCGCCAATATCAATGGCTTGGAAGTCGGTACAGTTCGGATTGGAACGATTTCAAGTGTGTCGATTCACTGGCTACCTGAAATCATGAAAAAATTTAATGAACACTACCCATCCATTGAAATCAAACTAATGGAAGGTGATTATGACGATATCGAGCAATGGATTTCAATGGGGTTGGTTGACTTCGGCTTTCTCTCACTACCGACTTCCCATCCTTTTGAAGTGCTGCCATTAAAAAAAGATAGGATGCTTTGTATCCTTTCAGATGAACATCCTCTTGCCGAACAAAGTGAAATTCGTTTTGACATGATCAAAGACGAGCCACTCATCAAATCGAAAAAAGGGAGCGACAACGATTTAAAAAGAATTCTGAAAGAAAATAAAGTCACACCCAATATTAAATTTGAACTTACCGATGACCAGGCGATTATTTCTATGGTGGAAAACGGGATGGGGATCAGTATACTTCCCGAAATGGTCATCCATCGGGTGCCAAACAACGTTCGAAAGCTGAAACTAGAAGGCGACCACTATCGCACCCTTGGCATTGCGGCTACTTCATTAAAATCCATGGCTCCAGCTACGAACAAGTTTATTGATTATTTGAAAGCTTGGTTGAATGTGAAGTGA
- a CDS encoding DMT family transporter has translation MVQKKSFEIGNGKKGDLQLKADFMMLIVTLLWGSSYLFMKMGLDSLQEFNLIALRFGIAFILAGAVFYKRLIRINMKTLFYGFTLGSILFILMTVVTIGLKFTTISNAGFLFSLSVVFVPLLLAIFFKVKPEKKVVFGIGVAIIGIALLTLDNGLKVNSGDFLIILGAVFYAIQIIVTDKFTKNADSITLGILQLGVAGAWGLLFSFIFESPHLPNTPESWGSIMALSILCSAIGFIGQAVAQKHTTPTHTGLIFSLEPVFAAMFAFIFVGETLPAKGYVGAILILVGVIAAEIKFKKTFVRKRFNKTVEGTEA, from the coding sequence ATGGTTCAGAAAAAATCGTTCGAGATCGGTAATGGGAAAAAAGGTGACTTACAATTAAAAGCAGATTTCATGATGCTCATTGTGACGTTATTATGGGGATCATCGTATTTGTTTATGAAGATGGGGCTCGATTCTCTTCAAGAGTTTAACTTAATCGCATTACGTTTTGGCATCGCCTTTATTTTAGCTGGAGCCGTTTTTTACAAGCGATTAATTCGGATCAATATGAAAACATTATTTTACGGATTTACATTAGGGTCGATTCTATTTATATTAATGACAGTCGTCACAATTGGATTAAAATTCACAACCATTTCAAATGCAGGATTTTTATTTAGTCTTTCCGTTGTCTTTGTTCCGTTGTTATTAGCAATCTTTTTTAAAGTAAAGCCCGAGAAAAAAGTTGTTTTTGGTATAGGTGTCGCGATCATTGGGATTGCTCTTTTAACATTAGATAACGGGTTAAAGGTCAATTCCGGAGATTTCCTCATCATATTAGGAGCAGTATTTTATGCCATCCAAATCATCGTAACAGATAAGTTTACAAAAAATGCAGATTCCATCACTCTGGGGATTTTACAACTTGGGGTTGCAGGGGCATGGGGGTTATTATTTTCATTCATTTTTGAAAGTCCACATCTTCCGAATACACCTGAATCATGGGGTTCCATCATGGCATTAAGTATCTTGTGTAGCGCAATTGGATTTATCGGCCAGGCTGTAGCACAAAAACATACGACGCCAACGCACACAGGCCTGATCTTTTCTTTAGAACCAGTATTCGCAGCAATGTTTGCATTTATTTTCGTAGGGGAAACTCTCCCTGCGAAAGGATACGTAGGAGCAATTTTAATTTTAGTCGGTGTTATAGCTGCTGAAATCAAATTTAAAAAGACCTTTGTGAGAAAAAGATTCAACAAAACTGTTGAAGGTACAGAAGCATAG
- a CDS encoding ASCH domain-containing protein → MKVLSMIQPWASLFVLREATYETRSWRTNYRGPLAIHTSKKIDKDVSNHIAIKSLLGKHGYTPENLPTGQIIAVCKLVDCLKVTENNETWAILEDGRIVSGNDYFMGNFIVGGYAWLVEDMQMLDEFIPAKGKLGLWEHVLIL, encoded by the coding sequence ATGAAGGTTTTATCAATGATCCAGCCGTGGGCAAGCCTTTTTGTCCTTAGAGAGGCAACATATGAAACAAGGTCATGGAGAACGAATTATCGGGGGCCACTTGCCATTCACACAAGTAAAAAAATAGATAAAGACGTCTCTAACCATATAGCCATAAAGTCGTTGCTTGGTAAGCACGGATACACACCAGAGAATCTTCCAACTGGCCAGATTATTGCTGTATGCAAACTTGTAGATTGTTTGAAGGTAACTGAAAACAATGAGACATGGGCCATTCTGGAGGATGGTCGAATCGTATCAGGGAATGACTATTTTATGGGTAACTTTATAGTGGGAGGTTATGCTTGGTTAGTTGAGGATATGCAGATGCTGGATGAATTTATTCCAGCAAAGGGAAAGCTAGGATTATGGGAGCATGTTTTAATTTTATAG